A region of Poecile atricapillus isolate bPoeAtr1 chromosome 24, bPoeAtr1.hap1, whole genome shotgun sequence DNA encodes the following proteins:
- the KIAA1522 gene encoding uncharacterized protein KIAA1522 homolog isoform X1: MSAGAAPAAGGEREPEPGGGGSVGAPEVPPRRKKGRANSLRRALSWLRGRRRPPKDGRSSGGTEGAGAAKGEGEKRLSVQYTAGEECPDNVFFPSTRPPHLEELHNQAQQGLKSLQHQEKQKQTKSAWDHGDTSSLQSCPSSEDDSLSFRSQAASCATDSASEDALSIRSEMIQRKGSTFRPHDSFPKSSERAGKKRKERRTTVLGIPQHVHKELGLRNSHGAKGHAEADVRGPAGRGDGRAAQQPLLNGGQVSGDTVRIPTIDGKLQPLPVSGGARVCLGALEEADAALQKHINRVYYDDSLLGRKTEAKLSPMVRPKSLAVPGMTTYANPPEMLVGPVMSISPQGTYMSKIIPNAILPPMVDVVALTRSSVRTLSRCSLVSSSPASVRSLSRFSERSARSREPSSSSDNWSHSQSTETIVSNSSTISSQGGCDHRQPEAGPHGEADAAARSDTDQISIYSSTSFASSCSKPAAGLTPAAPGLLGVGSGRASPAYSTSSQADGSDTGSLASERSSARSVSLRKMKKPPAPPRRTYSLHQKADGEPKVLGLPPRPDRRPQRESSAPWSPRAEPFSPTGEDEVFSPSLSETSSLRSESLAGTSSPEASRGRPGVTVVLREPQAQAKWSCPDGSDRTMSPSSGYSSQSGTPTLPTKGLGPPAVSPGKSQPQKPERVCSLQSPVLSVSSSLTSISSSASDPTPPEALTARSDRFIIPPHPKVPAPFSPPPTKPQQSPAPSGPLQPSQTPPAPSTAGQEPSAKSPPPSPPPAYHPPPPPAKKVEGSPQSSSETLSDTAWPPPPPPTPEEHDLSMADFPPPDESYLSSLPDATSAPVDGQTATPIPGAASSSSRQQEPPTGAPQPPCPAGSLPTASVPPPPPPPLPPPSALALPPQISLKKAANGPRAEAKKEPVSRSKSGPVAKEDASLPIVTPSLLQMVRLRSVSVEPAAGAGAGAGAGAGAGAGAEERPAPQKPVRRSLSTRQPPPPPPPAQDAVPSNQLHHAVHLKAAALASAEAAEKPPGGRAAQAGPEGPPGDGQLSPRNKSPASTASFIFAKSSRKLVIETTSSPEAQADLKRNLVAELMNFSGQRSAAPAAAVPQGPGKAQTQRKPGKIPPPVAKKPSLGSGPAPSPKAAGAEALGSPVLDGDAKVEESRTKSELAGTEGSNTTEPPAQSLPTQDGRGDTA, encoded by the exons gcgCTGCCAAGGGCGAGGGTGAGAAGCGGCTGAGCGTGCAGTACACGGCGGGCGAGGAATGTCCCGACAACGTCTTCTTCCCCAGCACGCGGCCCCCGCACCTGGAGGAGCTACACAACCAGGCCCAGCAGGGGCTGAAgtccctgcagcaccagg AGAAGCAGAAACAGACCAAAAGTGCCTGGGACCACGGGGACACCAGCAGCCTCCAG TCCTGCCCATCCTCGGAGGATGACAGCCTGTCCTTCCGGAGCCAGGCGGCCTCCTGTGCCACAGACAGCGCCTCTGAGGATGCCCTCTCCATCCGCTCCGAGATGATCCAGCGCAAAG GTTCCACTTTCCGACCACACGACTCCTTTCCCAAATCCTCAGAGAGGGCTGgcaagaagaggaaagagaggagGACGACAGTGCTGGGCATCCCCCAGCACGTCCATAAGGAGCTGG GTCTCAGGAACAGCCATGGAGCCAAGGGACACGCCGAGGCGGATGTGCGAGGGCCAGCGGGCCGTGGGGACGGCCGGGCAGCGCAGCAGCCCCTGCTGAACGGGGGGCAGGTGTCCGGCGACACCGTCCGCATCCCCACCATCGATGggaagctgcagcctctgcccgTGTCCGGCGGCGCCCGCGTCTGCCTGGGAGCGTTGGAGGAAGcggatgcagccctgcagaagcACATCAACAGGGTTTACTACGACGACAGCTTGCTGGGGAGGAAGACAGAGGCCAAGCTGTCACCCATGGTGAGGCCAAAGTCGCTGGCCGTGCCGGGCATGACCACCTACGCCAACCCCCCGGAGATGCTGGTCGGCCCCGTCATGTCCATCTCGCCCCAGGGCACCTACATGTCCAAGATCATCCCCAACGCCATCCTGCCACCCATGGTGGACGTGGTGGCCCTGACGAGGAGCAGCGTGCGGACGCTGAGCCGCTGCAGCCTCGTTTCATCCAGCCCGGCCTCAGTGCGCTCCCTGTCCCGCTTCTCGGAGCGCAGCGCCCGCAGCCGCGAGCCCTCCTCCTCCAGCGACAACTGGAGCCACTCGCAGTCCACAGAGACCATCGTCTCCAACAGCTCCACCATCTCCTCCCAGGGCGGCTGCGACCACCGGCAGCCCGAGGCGGGGCCGCACGGTGAGGCGGACGCGGCGGCTCGCTCCGACACCGACCAAATCAGCATCTACAGCTCCACCAGCTttgccagctcctgctccaagcCCGCTGCCGGCCTCACCCCTGCGGCCCCCGGGCTCCTGGGCGTGGGCAGCGGCCGTGCGTCCCCTGCCTACAGCACGAGCAGCCAGGCAGACGGCTCGGACACGGGCAGCCTGGCCAGCGAGCGCTCCTCCGCCCGCAGCGTCTCCCTCAGGAAGATGAAGAagcccccggcccctccccgcAGGACCTACTCGCTGCACCAGAAGGCTGATGGGGAGCCCAaggtgctggggctgccccccaGGCCTGACCGGCGGCCCCAGCGGGAGAGCAGCGCGCCCTGGTCCCCGCGGGCCGAGCCCTTCAGCCCCACGGGCGAGGATGAGGTGTTCTCTCCATCGCTGAGCGAGACCAGCAGCCTCCGCTCTGAGAGCCTGGCTGGCACCAGCTCCCCCGAGGCCTCGCGGGGCCGCCCCGGGGTGACGGTGGTGCTGAGGGAGCCCCAAGCTCAGGCCAAGTGGAGCTGCCCCGATGGGTCTGACCGCACCATGTCCCCTTCCAGCGGCTACTCCAGCCAGAGCGGGACCCCAACACTGCCCACCAAGGGGTTGGGACCTCCAGCTGTGTCCCCGGGCAAGTCTCAGCCCCAGAAGCCGGAGCGGGTCTGCTCCCTGCAGTCGCCTGTGCTCTCAGTGTCCTCCTCCctcacctccatctcctcctcgGCCTCGGACCCGACCCCCCCCGAGGCGCTGACCGCTCGCTCAGACCGGTTCATCATCCCGCCTCACCCCAAAGTTCCCGCTCCCTTCTCCCCTCCACCCACCAAGCCCCAGCAGTCTCCAGCCCCCTCCGGCCCTCTGCAGCCCTCACAAACCCCCCCAGCGCCCAGCACTGCCGGCCAGGAGCCCTCGGCCAAGTCCCCACCGCCGTCACCGCCGCCTGCCTACCACCCGCCTCCCCCGCCGGCCAAGAAGGTGGAGGGgagcccccagagcagcagcgAGACCCTCAGCGACACCGCCTGGCCCCCGCCACCGCCGCCGACCCCCGAGGAGCACGACCTGTCCATGGCAGACTTCCCCCCTCCGGATGAATCCTATCTCTCCAGCCTGCCCGATGCCACCTCGGCCCCGGTGGACGGGCAGACGGCGACACCGATCCCGGGGGCTGCTTCTTCATCATCTCGGCAGCAAGAGCCGCCCACCGGGGCTCCACAGCCTCCGTGTCCCGCTGGGTCCCTTCCCACGGCCTCCgtgcccccgccgccgccgccgcctctccCGCCGCCCTCGGCTCTGGCCCTGCCGCCCCAGATCAGCCTTAAGAAGGCGGCCAACGGGCCCCGGGCAGAGGCCAAGAAGGAGCCGGTGTCACGGAGCAAGAGCGGCCCCGTGGCCAAGGAGGACGCCAGCCTGCCCATCGTCACCCCCTCGCTGCTGCAGATGGTGCGGCTGCGCTCCGTCAGCGTGGAGCctgcggccggggccggggccggggccggggccggggccggggctggggctggggctgaggagcGCCCGGCCCCACAGAAGCCCGTCCGCCGGTCCCTGTCCACACGGcagccgcctcctcctcctcctcctgcccaagaCGCGGTGCCTTCCAACCAGCTCCACCACGCCGTGCACCTCAAGGCCGCCGCCTTGGCCTCCGCAGAGGCCGCGGAGAAGCCGCCGGGCGGCCGAGCGGCCCAGGCCGGCCCCGAGGGGCCCCCCGGGGACGGGCAGCTGTCCCCCAGGAACAAATCACCGGCCTCCACCGCCAGCTTCATCTTCGCCAAGAGCTCCAGGAAGCTGGTGATCGAAACCACGTCGTCCCCCGAGGCCCAGGCCGACCTGAAGAGGAACTTGGTGGCCGAGCTGATGAATTTCTCGGGGCAGCGCTcggcagccccagctgctgctgtcccgCAGGGCCCCGGAAAGGCACAAACCCAGCGAAAACCTGGCAAGATCCCCCCTCCGGTAGCCAAGAAACCTTCGCTTGGCTCGGGGCCGGCTCCTTCCCCGAAGGCAGCGGGGGCAGAGGCGTTGGGCTCCCCGGTGCTGGACGGGGATGCCAAGgtggaggagagcaggactAAGAGCGagctggcagggacagagggcAGCAACACCACGGAGCCGCCGGCTCAGAGCCTCCCTACACAAG ATGGACGGGGAGACACGGCCTGA
- the KIAA1522 gene encoding uncharacterized protein KIAA1522 homolog isoform X2, which yields MGNAHRKRSPAATKAGSSWPFGRAGKPRAGAAKGEGEKRLSVQYTAGEECPDNVFFPSTRPPHLEELHNQAQQGLKSLQHQEKQKQTKSAWDHGDTSSLQSCPSSEDDSLSFRSQAASCATDSASEDALSIRSEMIQRKGSTFRPHDSFPKSSERAGKKRKERRTTVLGIPQHVHKELGLRNSHGAKGHAEADVRGPAGRGDGRAAQQPLLNGGQVSGDTVRIPTIDGKLQPLPVSGGARVCLGALEEADAALQKHINRVYYDDSLLGRKTEAKLSPMVRPKSLAVPGMTTYANPPEMLVGPVMSISPQGTYMSKIIPNAILPPMVDVVALTRSSVRTLSRCSLVSSSPASVRSLSRFSERSARSREPSSSSDNWSHSQSTETIVSNSSTISSQGGCDHRQPEAGPHGEADAAARSDTDQISIYSSTSFASSCSKPAAGLTPAAPGLLGVGSGRASPAYSTSSQADGSDTGSLASERSSARSVSLRKMKKPPAPPRRTYSLHQKADGEPKVLGLPPRPDRRPQRESSAPWSPRAEPFSPTGEDEVFSPSLSETSSLRSESLAGTSSPEASRGRPGVTVVLREPQAQAKWSCPDGSDRTMSPSSGYSSQSGTPTLPTKGLGPPAVSPGKSQPQKPERVCSLQSPVLSVSSSLTSISSSASDPTPPEALTARSDRFIIPPHPKVPAPFSPPPTKPQQSPAPSGPLQPSQTPPAPSTAGQEPSAKSPPPSPPPAYHPPPPPAKKVEGSPQSSSETLSDTAWPPPPPPTPEEHDLSMADFPPPDESYLSSLPDATSAPVDGQTATPIPGAASSSSRQQEPPTGAPQPPCPAGSLPTASVPPPPPPPLPPPSALALPPQISLKKAANGPRAEAKKEPVSRSKSGPVAKEDASLPIVTPSLLQMVRLRSVSVEPAAGAGAGAGAGAGAGAGAEERPAPQKPVRRSLSTRQPPPPPPPAQDAVPSNQLHHAVHLKAAALASAEAAEKPPGGRAAQAGPEGPPGDGQLSPRNKSPASTASFIFAKSSRKLVIETTSSPEAQADLKRNLVAELMNFSGQRSAAPAAAVPQGPGKAQTQRKPGKIPPPVAKKPSLGSGPAPSPKAAGAEALGSPVLDGDAKVEESRTKSELAGTEGSNTTEPPAQSLPTQDGRGDTA from the exons gcgCTGCCAAGGGCGAGGGTGAGAAGCGGCTGAGCGTGCAGTACACGGCGGGCGAGGAATGTCCCGACAACGTCTTCTTCCCCAGCACGCGGCCCCCGCACCTGGAGGAGCTACACAACCAGGCCCAGCAGGGGCTGAAgtccctgcagcaccagg AGAAGCAGAAACAGACCAAAAGTGCCTGGGACCACGGGGACACCAGCAGCCTCCAG TCCTGCCCATCCTCGGAGGATGACAGCCTGTCCTTCCGGAGCCAGGCGGCCTCCTGTGCCACAGACAGCGCCTCTGAGGATGCCCTCTCCATCCGCTCCGAGATGATCCAGCGCAAAG GTTCCACTTTCCGACCACACGACTCCTTTCCCAAATCCTCAGAGAGGGCTGgcaagaagaggaaagagaggagGACGACAGTGCTGGGCATCCCCCAGCACGTCCATAAGGAGCTGG GTCTCAGGAACAGCCATGGAGCCAAGGGACACGCCGAGGCGGATGTGCGAGGGCCAGCGGGCCGTGGGGACGGCCGGGCAGCGCAGCAGCCCCTGCTGAACGGGGGGCAGGTGTCCGGCGACACCGTCCGCATCCCCACCATCGATGggaagctgcagcctctgcccgTGTCCGGCGGCGCCCGCGTCTGCCTGGGAGCGTTGGAGGAAGcggatgcagccctgcagaagcACATCAACAGGGTTTACTACGACGACAGCTTGCTGGGGAGGAAGACAGAGGCCAAGCTGTCACCCATGGTGAGGCCAAAGTCGCTGGCCGTGCCGGGCATGACCACCTACGCCAACCCCCCGGAGATGCTGGTCGGCCCCGTCATGTCCATCTCGCCCCAGGGCACCTACATGTCCAAGATCATCCCCAACGCCATCCTGCCACCCATGGTGGACGTGGTGGCCCTGACGAGGAGCAGCGTGCGGACGCTGAGCCGCTGCAGCCTCGTTTCATCCAGCCCGGCCTCAGTGCGCTCCCTGTCCCGCTTCTCGGAGCGCAGCGCCCGCAGCCGCGAGCCCTCCTCCTCCAGCGACAACTGGAGCCACTCGCAGTCCACAGAGACCATCGTCTCCAACAGCTCCACCATCTCCTCCCAGGGCGGCTGCGACCACCGGCAGCCCGAGGCGGGGCCGCACGGTGAGGCGGACGCGGCGGCTCGCTCCGACACCGACCAAATCAGCATCTACAGCTCCACCAGCTttgccagctcctgctccaagcCCGCTGCCGGCCTCACCCCTGCGGCCCCCGGGCTCCTGGGCGTGGGCAGCGGCCGTGCGTCCCCTGCCTACAGCACGAGCAGCCAGGCAGACGGCTCGGACACGGGCAGCCTGGCCAGCGAGCGCTCCTCCGCCCGCAGCGTCTCCCTCAGGAAGATGAAGAagcccccggcccctccccgcAGGACCTACTCGCTGCACCAGAAGGCTGATGGGGAGCCCAaggtgctggggctgccccccaGGCCTGACCGGCGGCCCCAGCGGGAGAGCAGCGCGCCCTGGTCCCCGCGGGCCGAGCCCTTCAGCCCCACGGGCGAGGATGAGGTGTTCTCTCCATCGCTGAGCGAGACCAGCAGCCTCCGCTCTGAGAGCCTGGCTGGCACCAGCTCCCCCGAGGCCTCGCGGGGCCGCCCCGGGGTGACGGTGGTGCTGAGGGAGCCCCAAGCTCAGGCCAAGTGGAGCTGCCCCGATGGGTCTGACCGCACCATGTCCCCTTCCAGCGGCTACTCCAGCCAGAGCGGGACCCCAACACTGCCCACCAAGGGGTTGGGACCTCCAGCTGTGTCCCCGGGCAAGTCTCAGCCCCAGAAGCCGGAGCGGGTCTGCTCCCTGCAGTCGCCTGTGCTCTCAGTGTCCTCCTCCctcacctccatctcctcctcgGCCTCGGACCCGACCCCCCCCGAGGCGCTGACCGCTCGCTCAGACCGGTTCATCATCCCGCCTCACCCCAAAGTTCCCGCTCCCTTCTCCCCTCCACCCACCAAGCCCCAGCAGTCTCCAGCCCCCTCCGGCCCTCTGCAGCCCTCACAAACCCCCCCAGCGCCCAGCACTGCCGGCCAGGAGCCCTCGGCCAAGTCCCCACCGCCGTCACCGCCGCCTGCCTACCACCCGCCTCCCCCGCCGGCCAAGAAGGTGGAGGGgagcccccagagcagcagcgAGACCCTCAGCGACACCGCCTGGCCCCCGCCACCGCCGCCGACCCCCGAGGAGCACGACCTGTCCATGGCAGACTTCCCCCCTCCGGATGAATCCTATCTCTCCAGCCTGCCCGATGCCACCTCGGCCCCGGTGGACGGGCAGACGGCGACACCGATCCCGGGGGCTGCTTCTTCATCATCTCGGCAGCAAGAGCCGCCCACCGGGGCTCCACAGCCTCCGTGTCCCGCTGGGTCCCTTCCCACGGCCTCCgtgcccccgccgccgccgccgcctctccCGCCGCCCTCGGCTCTGGCCCTGCCGCCCCAGATCAGCCTTAAGAAGGCGGCCAACGGGCCCCGGGCAGAGGCCAAGAAGGAGCCGGTGTCACGGAGCAAGAGCGGCCCCGTGGCCAAGGAGGACGCCAGCCTGCCCATCGTCACCCCCTCGCTGCTGCAGATGGTGCGGCTGCGCTCCGTCAGCGTGGAGCctgcggccggggccggggccggggccggggccggggccggggctggggctggggctgaggagcGCCCGGCCCCACAGAAGCCCGTCCGCCGGTCCCTGTCCACACGGcagccgcctcctcctcctcctcctgcccaagaCGCGGTGCCTTCCAACCAGCTCCACCACGCCGTGCACCTCAAGGCCGCCGCCTTGGCCTCCGCAGAGGCCGCGGAGAAGCCGCCGGGCGGCCGAGCGGCCCAGGCCGGCCCCGAGGGGCCCCCCGGGGACGGGCAGCTGTCCCCCAGGAACAAATCACCGGCCTCCACCGCCAGCTTCATCTTCGCCAAGAGCTCCAGGAAGCTGGTGATCGAAACCACGTCGTCCCCCGAGGCCCAGGCCGACCTGAAGAGGAACTTGGTGGCCGAGCTGATGAATTTCTCGGGGCAGCGCTcggcagccccagctgctgctgtcccgCAGGGCCCCGGAAAGGCACAAACCCAGCGAAAACCTGGCAAGATCCCCCCTCCGGTAGCCAAGAAACCTTCGCTTGGCTCGGGGCCGGCTCCTTCCCCGAAGGCAGCGGGGGCAGAGGCGTTGGGCTCCCCGGTGCTGGACGGGGATGCCAAGgtggaggagagcaggactAAGAGCGagctggcagggacagagggcAGCAACACCACGGAGCCGCCGGCTCAGAGCCTCCCTACACAAG ATGGACGGGGAGACACGGCCTGA
- the KIAA1522 gene encoding uncharacterized protein KIAA1522 homolog isoform X3: MVVFMGRNLSSLLAFFKKKGAAKGEGEKRLSVQYTAGEECPDNVFFPSTRPPHLEELHNQAQQGLKSLQHQEKQKQTKSAWDHGDTSSLQSCPSSEDDSLSFRSQAASCATDSASEDALSIRSEMIQRKGSTFRPHDSFPKSSERAGKKRKERRTTVLGIPQHVHKELGLRNSHGAKGHAEADVRGPAGRGDGRAAQQPLLNGGQVSGDTVRIPTIDGKLQPLPVSGGARVCLGALEEADAALQKHINRVYYDDSLLGRKTEAKLSPMVRPKSLAVPGMTTYANPPEMLVGPVMSISPQGTYMSKIIPNAILPPMVDVVALTRSSVRTLSRCSLVSSSPASVRSLSRFSERSARSREPSSSSDNWSHSQSTETIVSNSSTISSQGGCDHRQPEAGPHGEADAAARSDTDQISIYSSTSFASSCSKPAAGLTPAAPGLLGVGSGRASPAYSTSSQADGSDTGSLASERSSARSVSLRKMKKPPAPPRRTYSLHQKADGEPKVLGLPPRPDRRPQRESSAPWSPRAEPFSPTGEDEVFSPSLSETSSLRSESLAGTSSPEASRGRPGVTVVLREPQAQAKWSCPDGSDRTMSPSSGYSSQSGTPTLPTKGLGPPAVSPGKSQPQKPERVCSLQSPVLSVSSSLTSISSSASDPTPPEALTARSDRFIIPPHPKVPAPFSPPPTKPQQSPAPSGPLQPSQTPPAPSTAGQEPSAKSPPPSPPPAYHPPPPPAKKVEGSPQSSSETLSDTAWPPPPPPTPEEHDLSMADFPPPDESYLSSLPDATSAPVDGQTATPIPGAASSSSRQQEPPTGAPQPPCPAGSLPTASVPPPPPPPLPPPSALALPPQISLKKAANGPRAEAKKEPVSRSKSGPVAKEDASLPIVTPSLLQMVRLRSVSVEPAAGAGAGAGAGAGAGAGAEERPAPQKPVRRSLSTRQPPPPPPPAQDAVPSNQLHHAVHLKAAALASAEAAEKPPGGRAAQAGPEGPPGDGQLSPRNKSPASTASFIFAKSSRKLVIETTSSPEAQADLKRNLVAELMNFSGQRSAAPAAAVPQGPGKAQTQRKPGKIPPPVAKKPSLGSGPAPSPKAAGAEALGSPVLDGDAKVEESRTKSELAGTEGSNTTEPPAQSLPTQDGRGDTA, translated from the exons ATGGTGGTTTTCATGGGCAGGAACCTCTCCTCGCTTCTGGCTTTCTTCAAGAAGAAGG gcgCTGCCAAGGGCGAGGGTGAGAAGCGGCTGAGCGTGCAGTACACGGCGGGCGAGGAATGTCCCGACAACGTCTTCTTCCCCAGCACGCGGCCCCCGCACCTGGAGGAGCTACACAACCAGGCCCAGCAGGGGCTGAAgtccctgcagcaccagg AGAAGCAGAAACAGACCAAAAGTGCCTGGGACCACGGGGACACCAGCAGCCTCCAG TCCTGCCCATCCTCGGAGGATGACAGCCTGTCCTTCCGGAGCCAGGCGGCCTCCTGTGCCACAGACAGCGCCTCTGAGGATGCCCTCTCCATCCGCTCCGAGATGATCCAGCGCAAAG GTTCCACTTTCCGACCACACGACTCCTTTCCCAAATCCTCAGAGAGGGCTGgcaagaagaggaaagagaggagGACGACAGTGCTGGGCATCCCCCAGCACGTCCATAAGGAGCTGG GTCTCAGGAACAGCCATGGAGCCAAGGGACACGCCGAGGCGGATGTGCGAGGGCCAGCGGGCCGTGGGGACGGCCGGGCAGCGCAGCAGCCCCTGCTGAACGGGGGGCAGGTGTCCGGCGACACCGTCCGCATCCCCACCATCGATGggaagctgcagcctctgcccgTGTCCGGCGGCGCCCGCGTCTGCCTGGGAGCGTTGGAGGAAGcggatgcagccctgcagaagcACATCAACAGGGTTTACTACGACGACAGCTTGCTGGGGAGGAAGACAGAGGCCAAGCTGTCACCCATGGTGAGGCCAAAGTCGCTGGCCGTGCCGGGCATGACCACCTACGCCAACCCCCCGGAGATGCTGGTCGGCCCCGTCATGTCCATCTCGCCCCAGGGCACCTACATGTCCAAGATCATCCCCAACGCCATCCTGCCACCCATGGTGGACGTGGTGGCCCTGACGAGGAGCAGCGTGCGGACGCTGAGCCGCTGCAGCCTCGTTTCATCCAGCCCGGCCTCAGTGCGCTCCCTGTCCCGCTTCTCGGAGCGCAGCGCCCGCAGCCGCGAGCCCTCCTCCTCCAGCGACAACTGGAGCCACTCGCAGTCCACAGAGACCATCGTCTCCAACAGCTCCACCATCTCCTCCCAGGGCGGCTGCGACCACCGGCAGCCCGAGGCGGGGCCGCACGGTGAGGCGGACGCGGCGGCTCGCTCCGACACCGACCAAATCAGCATCTACAGCTCCACCAGCTttgccagctcctgctccaagcCCGCTGCCGGCCTCACCCCTGCGGCCCCCGGGCTCCTGGGCGTGGGCAGCGGCCGTGCGTCCCCTGCCTACAGCACGAGCAGCCAGGCAGACGGCTCGGACACGGGCAGCCTGGCCAGCGAGCGCTCCTCCGCCCGCAGCGTCTCCCTCAGGAAGATGAAGAagcccccggcccctccccgcAGGACCTACTCGCTGCACCAGAAGGCTGATGGGGAGCCCAaggtgctggggctgccccccaGGCCTGACCGGCGGCCCCAGCGGGAGAGCAGCGCGCCCTGGTCCCCGCGGGCCGAGCCCTTCAGCCCCACGGGCGAGGATGAGGTGTTCTCTCCATCGCTGAGCGAGACCAGCAGCCTCCGCTCTGAGAGCCTGGCTGGCACCAGCTCCCCCGAGGCCTCGCGGGGCCGCCCCGGGGTGACGGTGGTGCTGAGGGAGCCCCAAGCTCAGGCCAAGTGGAGCTGCCCCGATGGGTCTGACCGCACCATGTCCCCTTCCAGCGGCTACTCCAGCCAGAGCGGGACCCCAACACTGCCCACCAAGGGGTTGGGACCTCCAGCTGTGTCCCCGGGCAAGTCTCAGCCCCAGAAGCCGGAGCGGGTCTGCTCCCTGCAGTCGCCTGTGCTCTCAGTGTCCTCCTCCctcacctccatctcctcctcgGCCTCGGACCCGACCCCCCCCGAGGCGCTGACCGCTCGCTCAGACCGGTTCATCATCCCGCCTCACCCCAAAGTTCCCGCTCCCTTCTCCCCTCCACCCACCAAGCCCCAGCAGTCTCCAGCCCCCTCCGGCCCTCTGCAGCCCTCACAAACCCCCCCAGCGCCCAGCACTGCCGGCCAGGAGCCCTCGGCCAAGTCCCCACCGCCGTCACCGCCGCCTGCCTACCACCCGCCTCCCCCGCCGGCCAAGAAGGTGGAGGGgagcccccagagcagcagcgAGACCCTCAGCGACACCGCCTGGCCCCCGCCACCGCCGCCGACCCCCGAGGAGCACGACCTGTCCATGGCAGACTTCCCCCCTCCGGATGAATCCTATCTCTCCAGCCTGCCCGATGCCACCTCGGCCCCGGTGGACGGGCAGACGGCGACACCGATCCCGGGGGCTGCTTCTTCATCATCTCGGCAGCAAGAGCCGCCCACCGGGGCTCCACAGCCTCCGTGTCCCGCTGGGTCCCTTCCCACGGCCTCCgtgcccccgccgccgccgccgcctctccCGCCGCCCTCGGCTCTGGCCCTGCCGCCCCAGATCAGCCTTAAGAAGGCGGCCAACGGGCCCCGGGCAGAGGCCAAGAAGGAGCCGGTGTCACGGAGCAAGAGCGGCCCCGTGGCCAAGGAGGACGCCAGCCTGCCCATCGTCACCCCCTCGCTGCTGCAGATGGTGCGGCTGCGCTCCGTCAGCGTGGAGCctgcggccggggccggggccggggccggggccggggccggggctggggctggggctgaggagcGCCCGGCCCCACAGAAGCCCGTCCGCCGGTCCCTGTCCACACGGcagccgcctcctcctcctcctcctgcccaagaCGCGGTGCCTTCCAACCAGCTCCACCACGCCGTGCACCTCAAGGCCGCCGCCTTGGCCTCCGCAGAGGCCGCGGAGAAGCCGCCGGGCGGCCGAGCGGCCCAGGCCGGCCCCGAGGGGCCCCCCGGGGACGGGCAGCTGTCCCCCAGGAACAAATCACCGGCCTCCACCGCCAGCTTCATCTTCGCCAAGAGCTCCAGGAAGCTGGTGATCGAAACCACGTCGTCCCCCGAGGCCCAGGCCGACCTGAAGAGGAACTTGGTGGCCGAGCTGATGAATTTCTCGGGGCAGCGCTcggcagccccagctgctgctgtcccgCAGGGCCCCGGAAAGGCACAAACCCAGCGAAAACCTGGCAAGATCCCCCCTCCGGTAGCCAAGAAACCTTCGCTTGGCTCGGGGCCGGCTCCTTCCCCGAAGGCAGCGGGGGCAGAGGCGTTGGGCTCCCCGGTGCTGGACGGGGATGCCAAGgtggaggagagcaggactAAGAGCGagctggcagggacagagggcAGCAACACCACGGAGCCGCCGGCTCAGAGCCTCCCTACACAAG ATGGACGGGGAGACACGGCCTGA